A segment of the Ammospiza caudacuta isolate bAmmCau1 chromosome 2, bAmmCau1.pri, whole genome shotgun sequence genome:
AATCTGAACTTCCTGAATCCATTTACAAAGAAACAAGTCAGCAAATTTAAGCAGATAACCTGGGTCACAGTTTTGTCCTTCCTCCCATTTCCTTCCATCTGCTAGAATAATATGAACATCACAATTGTCTATATTCATGTTGTTTCATTTAACAAAACATATAAACAGATCCCTGTGAATTGAAAGTAATGGCTGCACAGATGTTTCAAAGGAAATGTATCAGAATTTTCCACAGATTTTATACAATGAATAAATAAACTATTAGTGTTTCTTCAGagccttgtttttcttctctgtgttcTTCTAACCATATGATTACCAGAATTCCACAGATTGATATCCTGGTGGTTCAAGAACTTTTGTTTCACATCACTTTATGCAGCACTTACCTAGTGTGCAATCAATAAAAAATTTCAATGAAACAATGTTGAAGGATTTGTGATGAGTCCTATTTTTATACACTTCTAATTAGTTACCTGAGGTTCTACATCAAGTATTGCAATTAGTCCCTGCTCATGGATCTTTCGTATTGTTTCCAGTTTTGTCCCATACATTGCATCCTCATGGCTGCCATATTCCAAATATTCATTGTTTGATATATCCTGCATCATTTGGTCATGTGATACAAAGTAgtaatttttgccattttcttcatctttctttGGAGGTCTGGTTGtgtctgaaaatataaaatattttagtacAGAAGCAATATTAAGGTTATATGTggcttcttttttctgtttttttatcAATACTTACTCACGGAACTGAACCTGTCagatcacacacacagagcaatgaAGGATGAGGGAGTCAGAATGACAGgcactgggaaaagcaggagtttGAGGGATATGTGTTGGAAAAAGCAGCAGTGGAGTCCCTAGGGTCTACTGAACTTAAGATACTCATATTTCTCCTAAATCCCCTTCTGTCCcaaaaacatttctgctttttccttttttaaaaaaatttatgaGGTTCTTTTGAGAGCGAAAAGGATAAGCCtaaaaaactgtttaaaaaccTGATTACCTGTGGTCAAGAGAAGTAAAGGCTACTTAGGAATAATATACTTTTTGAATATTGCTTCTACAGACTTATGTGGTAAGAGAAGTATGGCCTACTAATCTTTACAATTAACTGCCATTGTGCCTGACCTGGTATTTTTGATCTGGTTTTCAGTATGCAGGtaatttcttcataaaacaTTCTTCCAAACACTTCACCTAATTGAAGGCCCATCTCAAAAGCTACCTACTACACCATGGTTTTGTAAAGGGATGCAGAAAATGCATCTTTTTAGTCTTATTAAATCAGTGAAACAATTTCAGTGCAGGAATCACAGAGCAGGAACCTAATGCAGGCAACCTAAGGCATGCTCACCATGGTATATGTGAGTCCATTTTAAAAGCATCTGCAGATAAAATCACtactttctgtgaagaaaattacatGAGTGTCACTTGTGAGCCAGGTATGGCATTTCTGAGGTCAGTCTGAAATAGAGTGAACAGGTAGGGGCTGGATGCTCTTATTTTTGGTGTGCTCAGCTTGAGGAAAAAGGATGCATCTCCAGGAGACCATGAAATGGGATCTGCAGTTCCTGCAGGGTATTCATAGAGGTTGTCATGAAGGGAAAACACCTCTGTGCTTTTCAAAACAACTCACTGGCAAGCAGTGAAATTAAGtgtgttttcttttacttaGTGTCATCTCTGGAAACTTAAACTATTTTAGTGCAATACCAGTCCTTAAGACTTGGCAGTGTGAAGTAATTAAGACACTACAGGTTCCCTCTAAATCCAGGTCATATTTCTGCTCACAGGAATGATACACAGTTAAAAATGAGAAGTCTTTTATCCTTCATTTTAAATTAACAAACATCTGGGTAGAGAGATGTATCTCTAACAAGAAGTTTTGTGAATAGTAAGGAATATTTTATGCAAAAGTGGTGTAACTTTCTACCCTGCCctttgaaaaagcaaaagaacCAGATCCAGTCCCACACAGCTCCCACCTTCAAGGCAGGATTTGTCTCAGCTGAGCTGAACACAGGCAGTAGAAGCAGGAGGGTCTTGTCAAGGAGGACACAAACAATTCTGCAGCACACTGAGCCCTGCTACTTACGAGGAATGGGGTAAGCAAATCTGTCCGGGTGTTTTGTGATGAGCGTATTTTTTATGTGTCTTCTTCCCACACCGTGGGCACCTGAGccacaacacaaaaaaatcatttaGAAATATTCCACCAGAAAGGCTTCAAAGCTATGATGCTATGTTCAGAAAAGTAACTGAAAATTACCTAGTAGGACTagtgttttccttttgaatGCTGGCAGCTTTACTACTTCTTCATATGTGACGAGATCTAATTGATCAAACActaaaacacaaaagaaagcCCCAaaggataagaaaaaaaaggcatgaaGGGTGACAACTAATTCTGCTAGAAATTATAGTTCTATCAAGATGTAGATTTATAATACAAAGTACCATgttatggaaaataaaaccattcaTTCCTTATGCAATTTTAACAAGAGTGTTCATTTAAGAAATTGTTAAGAGCAGTAACAAAGCTACtgagatgctcagcaaagtTTGCATGTCCTTTCATGCAGTGTTCAGCAGACCACAAAAATCAGCTAGAACAGCATGCCATTCACGTTTGCATTCCTGAGAAATAGCaatactaaagaaaaatttGTGGACAGTGACCGACATGAATGCAATATGAGAACATCTATTTACACTGAAGATAGGGATACTTTCATAATAATGTTTCAACAAGATCTATGAGAAATGCACAGTGTTAATACTTTGTGGTATTTATTCTTTCAAACCACACAACTTACTTGTAATTAGAGTTCTCTTTAAACACACGTGCTAATTAAACTGACATGCTTTTTAAAACTTGTGACAGAATGAAGAATTCTAATGAAAAGTGATGGCATTACAGAAAAGAACCTCCACCATATTTAGGGAAAAATTGTAAAAGTATTATTTCAGATATCATTTCAACTGCAGTTGAAATTGGATGAATTCCAGCATGCCTATCAATCTGTTGTCAATTGCCAGGGAATATAGTGATTGACAAATCAAGTTTTGTTCATTAATAACAGCTTATTCCTCCTGTGCCCACCAACACATCATTTCTGGTAACTCCTGCTGAATTCTAATGACAGAAGCAGGCAGGAGGCAGTTATTTATATTTGTAAAGATTGCAGCAACCAGCAATTGTGGAGCAGAATAACGAACAAGAGTTTTCAGTTCTGTATTTCTGCACGCTATGAAAAGGAGGCAGGAGAGACTCCATCCAAACTGTGGAATCTCTCTCTGAGTGTTTCCAAGGTTTAAGTGGTGTATCCATCTCAGCTATATCCAATCCATCTTTTAGGATGAATGTGGGTATCTCTCAGTTTTTCAATTTGATGGCAGTCTTTTCACCTGAGAGAGTCCAATGGCTTCAGTTTGGTGAAGCTACAAATCAGCCAATTGACACACACAACTCTTTAAAGCCTTGAAAAGATACAGATATGAAAACTTCCTAGTCCATTTGAAGCATTTTGAATTTCATCCTAAAGAAGAATCTCTTTCAACCTTTCCCCAAATACTACAAGCAAGAATTCAGTCATATCTTTCTTTCATTCCACAATGGAATTATTACTCTTGTCCTTTTTGCAACTTAACATTATTTAAACAAATCAATAATTCATTTCATAATAATGATATACAACACACTAAACAGCTTTACCATGCTAACCACCTAAGCCTGCAAGTGTCTTTTTCcattgaaaaataataatgaaaaaagaaatcaatcctttattttcttcttaaacaAAGCCATGTTATGTTAGATACAAACAACAGGAACAAACACCAGAAATGACACATATTAATGTCTTCATCACAAAGTAGTAGCATGGAGAAAATGTGTCTCAGTCTACATGGATTTAACTAATGATTGTGGGGTTCtcaaatgcaaaagaaaaacgATTCATTTCTTAATATACAAAGATAGGAGGAATACAGGGCACACTTAAAGACTGAACTTCAATGCTTCTGTGTTACTAGCTGATAAAAGAAAAGGAGTTCTTGAAAGGAAACAGTAAGAAGCAAATAAAGAGGCATTGTCACTTGACAGGTTACTTACATGCACAGAGGCCATTGGGAGTAAGACAGCATGAAAAATGTACAGGGGTCATTGAGATATGGCTTGTAATATAttagtaaaataaaaagtataTGCACAAAATAAACTTTACCATGCAATAGTCTAAACACAAGGCAAATAAATCACATTAAGAAATGAtaaacatattttataaaagCTTGGCAATTTTCTACATTATGCATAATATGGAGCATAGTTCTGGTATGTTCTCCTCTTTTCTGAATCCCTGCAATAACTTTTcagcaaaataaatgaaaaatgtatcTGGATATCACTGCAGCATATCTCTAGAGCATTTATAAAAATGTCAGTGTATCTAATAATGGAAgagatatttcattttttctgcgGGCTTTGGTTTAAAACTGACTTTGTGCTGATAAAACATATGATCATGAAATTGCCTGATACTCTAATATGAAGCATGGAGGAAAGAACAACAGGATTACATTTTTCTTGCAAAGGAAAATGTATTTGCTTCTAATTCTAAAAAGTAACTGAAATAATCTCCTGTTTACTTCATAAACTATGTCTGATTTGCAGAATAATCTCATTTCTACTTCCAGTAATATCCCAACATGCCACATCAGCTCTCAAATCATCACAAATCTGAGTTGACTATGAATTATTTTACTGGGTCATTTCTCAGCACCCCAGAGCAGTCTCACCCctaagagaaaaataacacaCAAGTCCAAATAAATAACACACTGCTGatcaatttatttaattttatacttggataaaagagaaataaattctACTTTCCTGTAAGAGCAACATTTTGACAATGATTATACTTGTTTTGGATCCAGCAGAAGAAAAGATCTGGTTTTTATTCTGAAACAGAAGCACTGAAAGGCTGCAAGGGCCAGTGCTGCCACATTTCTGACCAACAATCCTGGATGTGACAGAGCACTTCAGAGAATGTGAACTCAGTGCCACCTCAGTTAAACCTGAACTCACATGAGCACCAAAGCAATCCATAATATTCATATATTGAATACTCTATATTTGGGGTCATTCCCTGGAATATTACTGGCATTACCTTCAGTACCTCAGGGACACTAAGATCAGTAACACTTCTACAAGAAATCTTGATTTCAATCTGTGCTTGCATTAACTTTTTGACTTAGGGGAAAGAGGAAGCTGAATTCtaaaaggaaatgtttctttTATGGTCATTATCATAATTTTTAACGTTGGTATTTCTAATTCTTGGCAAACACCTGCTCTGatataaaacaaataaagatGTAACACTGCTGGTGAAGGCAGGTGAACTGTGTGAATCAAAGTGCCATTAACCTACTCTGAAATGTTCCCCTATGCCAAGATGCGAAGTCCACATTCCTTTCAGGAATTTTACTGCTAGAAAATCTCTGAGCTAGGTCTGCTCCTACAGTGCTGcttgctcctcctcctccctggctgtCCTTCCCTTAGCTCACTCCCTTGCAGCAGGCCCTGCTTACTCACAAGACATTTTCAGTTCTGTATTGAGAGATGCATTAAGAAATGGACCTGccctaaagaaaaaatatccatgtttttttgggttgttaGTGATCCAGTTCACAGCATGGCCACAAGAGAAGGGAGCAAGGCTGTGGGAAtgtgtgctgggagcagatgaTATCAGTACTGTGGAAAGGCCTTGGCTCATAAAATCCAGTTTACTCTCAACAGCTTTTGTTGTAATTATTAAAATGTGGTTGAGTGTTACTGCAGTGAGGGGGAAACATCAGAACAAGCAGGGTGTtacagcagcaaaaggaaggaACCTACTTAAAGCTTTCAATCTCTGCTTGTGAGAGCTTTCAGGGTAACAAATAGCTTTATATTCACCTGTGAACATCCTAAATGCAACACTGAATTTAAAGAGTATAAACAACAATTACTGTCTTAGAATTTAGGCTTTCTTAGAATTTACTGCCAAATTACTTTAAAGGAAACACATATTCTGTAATAGTGACACATTATGAGCTCTGATCCTGCACACCTTGTGCAGGGAAAGAGAAATACCTGAAAATATGGATTTATATTGTTTAATCAGTGTGCTCAGGAatgcaactgaaaaaaaaaccctagaaaTGAATGTAATACAGAATACTTTCATTACACTGCTTGGACAGGTATCTGTTCTGATTCTAATAAAAATCTCTGCAAGTCTCTCAGGAGACCACAACAACATAAGCATCACAAAATGCGCTGCCAAAGCAGGAGCAACAGAAAAGTGTTGAAAAGCAGTTTCAGCACATTAAGTATTTTATattacaagaagaaaagaagcaaattCAGCTCACAAATGACAGGGTCTGTTCTTCTTTACTACTAAAACTAATGAATTTTACTTGACAAGGATCTCTTACTCTacatttctaaaattttttaaaacaattcatTTTTTCAGCACTCTAAACAGAAGCCCAAACTCAGGATTCAGGCAGAAATCACTGCAAGGAGGATAAACCTCCACAGCTGGTTCTGTTTGGTAGCTGTAAATAACACACTGACAATGCAATGGCTCTTATTCCACTTCCAGCTGTGCCACTTCAACAAAAATGCTCTTTCATGATGTTTTCACATATGTAATCTGTAACTATAAATACATATTAACAAGGATGCTACAGAACAGTCTGTTGTAGAGCACAGTACAGTTATATAGGTTACAAAAATCATATCCTGTTTGTTTCTAATGCTGCTTTACACATAAATCCCAAACAATCTAAGCCTCCATCAGGATATACTATGATGCACTGTTTTTGTGGCAGCTTGCCCCTCACTGACTAAGCTCCATGCTTAAATAGCAAAGACCAAGCAGAGTAATGTTGGCATAATTAGAATATTCCTTATATTTTCCTAAGTAACTCATTAGGTTTATATAATACTGCCAGCTGAACAATTAATGGCAAGGCTTAAACTGCAAAAAATGTAACCTGTTACAGATACCTGCATTTTCTGTTCATACCTGCATTGTGCTTTGCCAAATATTTGTCTTtgtactgcttttttttctttccaaaccaagTACAGCTggcctgctgctcctgtttggTCTTCTCCATGGCAATACAAGCAACTCGCCTGACAtaaggaggagaaaaaacattttctgttgtAATCAAGGATCTTTAATGAGCTGCACAGAATGAATTAGAAAAGCAAGACATTTTTATAGAACAGGGGTACAGTAAAATTTTTAAgacaggaatttattttttaatgtaatcaCACATTAAATTGCAGGTAACCCTTACTGCTATGCatacatgagaaaaaaattaatagcaCACAAATTGAGTCAATATATagacttacagaaaaaaaaggaagaaaaagagaaaataattcaaagGCTGGCTATACAACAATGAAAAGTatgaaagacagaaataaaatcaaaacaaaattcttttttatAGAAAACTTAAGTCATACCATTCCTGAAGTTCAGGAGAAGGAATAAGACCTGCAGTACCATTTTTGGAGTTCTCAAGTTTACCCTGCCACCAGTTATGATCATCTTTGCTAATGATTTGGATAATATCACCAACTCGGAATCTGATGCCAGCTTCTTTGCAAGGAATGAGGTCATCCTTTGCTGGATCATATTCAAATTGTGCTCTTACATAGatctagaaaaaaaagagtttataAAAGACACTGCAGTATCATCACTGCCATGGTATTCAGAGTAACAGGTGAAAATCTGATCTGTGAATGCAGCTACACACATTGGTTGCaacaaacaaagaaagaaataaaaaaggaaggtGCCAAAGCATAAGTGATagttgaaaatgaaaatgcccACTCCAGCAAATGATGGAGACATATGATGTTATTTCAAAAGCTCATGTTTTCTACATTCTATAAAACCTGAAcagcaaaaatgtaataaacTCATGGAGTCCCTCAAACAGTTATTAACTATCACAAATCATTCCAGAACACAAGCCAGCACCTTACAACTCAATCTGTAATGTATCTTCCAACTGAAGTCCCATGGTATGTTTTAAAACTTTCTGTGAGAGGAAGTTTTACTGGATGCTATAAAGGACTTTGGCTTTATTAGTGATCTTTAGAATGAGAAGTTTTAAGATttaagacatttaaaaatatatttttcaggaAGTCCTGCATTGTACCTATCACAGAGTTACTCAGGAGGAATGTGGGAATTCTCTGTATGGGTTTTTCAGTAAAAATCTGCTCCTATGCAAATAAAACTCATGATTTGAGCAAGCTATTCTCTAAAGAACATGAACAGAAAGAAACCAGACTCTAACTTCACAATTTCAAGGATGATACCAATCCTTGCCTTGTGTGTTTCTGAGCTCTCAACtctagaaaatgaaaataaaagtgatACCCAGTTTGGTTGCTAATTTGAGCCCTTGTGCACCCAGGGAACTCAAAATCAAAATTAAGTGTCATGCCCTAGATGGATAATTTCTACAATTCATGAACTTCCAACATCACCCTGCAGCATCTCAGCCAGCCTTGTATACACTTACTGCTGATTTTCTAACTAAAAATGGACtagatttaaaaatccccaacagTTACAAACTAAAATCTTTCTTAGAAAATGGAACAATCACTTTTCAACTCTGCTGAAACTCTGCTCCTGTAATAGCTGTAACTGTGCAGTGTTAGCACTATTCATGGCACTTAAAAAAGTAATCCAATCTGCACCTCAACAGGTGAATAAATTAACTTAAAATGGCTAATCACTTTTCTCTTGTATCTGATGTATTTTTATTGGTTTGCAGTGAGAGCATCAGATGACAAGACCAATACAGAACTCAacttttaatatattatatctGACCCTTGCTCTGTTATGCATTGAGTTTAAAAAAGCAACCCAACTTATTTTAATTACTTGAGAAATAGGATATTTTGAAACCAATTATGTTTACTTAGTAGTTTGTTTTTTATGAAGTAATCAATAGAAATAACCCCTTATTTTGCCTGAAGCTTATTCATACAAGTCTAAAAACACCAGCAGTATTTTTACTATCTAGACACTTCCCTGCTTTTCAAGTGCCTGCTCCAGTTTGAGCCATTATCCACCATATACTGGCAGCTCATGGAACATTACAGACTTCCTGACACATAAGAATATATCCATTAGCCAAGCCCTCACTGGTTTCAAGGATGACAAGAAAAATATGCTGGTtcaatgggaaaaatcaggtaaaaattgaaaaaataatgtaattataAATGCTGTGAGTAAGAGAAACACCATTATTTTGATATTGCCTAGAAAAAAGTCTcttcttttggggaaaaaaaccctatgaGCAAATGAAAATCTAATATAAATGTCTGGAAGGTGTTTCATGGAGCCTCTCCAGGTTTACATTCAGGCAGCTccagaagaaaatggaaagctAAAGAACCATAGAGAGCTTTAAAAATGGGAAGTGAAGTAAGAGCAAACCATTCTTGTGATAGAAGTTCAAGCCAACTCAACCAGACAGCAATATAAAAAGATTCTCAAAGACAAGAGTTAATGTAGCTGATTGACTTCTTGAATGGAATTGCAAGAGCTATTATAAAAATTCCTGGCAGAGAAGGAGGCTGAGTACACAGTAAAAAATTCAGAGGTAGATTCTGGAAAGACTATAAATAGCTGGAGCAGTTACTGGAGATCAATCACAAATCACTTGATGGTATCTGCTCATTTGGAGGctgcagaaaaagaacaaaatttcttaaaattgcaaaaagagagagagggaatcCTCTGATGAGCCCCACATGCTTCCTTGGAATTTTATGAGAGGGAAGATATTTCTGTGGTCTATGCTGAGTTGCACAACCACCAGATCAAGGTAACAAAGTTTATGGAGGTCATTGAAAATGGGACTAAGGACTGAAATTTCAAGAGAGCATCTTCAGATTTATCAAGCCTTAACAGACACTATccttaatgtttttctttgaaaaacatTGTTAATGTTAATAATTAGTTTCAGATAAACTCAAGCTTTACAATCTTTGTCAGCACAATATTTTAGAGTTTTAGACACCTGCCCTACTTGTCTCCATTCCAGCTAAAATAGAAAATTCATCTTTCCTCTAATATTAAAACCTGAACAGGTCACTGCACAACAGGAAGTCTATTAATGCATTCTGAACTAAATCAACATCTCCAGTTAAATTCTCAGTGAATTTGCAACTCTCACACATGTggacacatgaaaaaaaaaaaagtattttaaattagcTACAAACAAAtgagttaaaagaaaaatgaaaaaaatgaaacacatttttcaagCGTAAATGTTTTAGTCCAGCACATACAGAATATGAGTGGGGAGAAAAGGTAAGCAGGGATGTTTGCTAGCAGCTAAGTGTACAAAAATTCCCATGGAGGATATCTATTCACCTGTCGTCCTTTTGGTTGTGTTGTCGATGGCAAGTCCTGCAGAATAAAGTCAacccaggagaagaaattttcattttactttttaagGGTACATAACACTGTTTGTTAGTAATTCATTCTAGATTATAGTAAAATGTTAAGTTAGACAAAAGTATAAAGCATTGACCCATGTttagaaataacttttttcttaaagaaaaatcaaacccagGCTGTTTAGCAGCAAGCTGAAGAAAGCAGGTAAAAAGTTTAAGCAGATAGAGAATGtgctttttaataaataattcagcATCTTCAACACAAAAGCACCACCACGTGAAAGAGGCTCTTTATGTGAATGCCTTTTCCATTTAAGTATCaagttttgctttcaaaagaGAGAGGCTAATATAAATGTTAACAAACCTATGATTAAAAATGTATAATGTGATCAGTTGTGCTGAGAATTAAGATTATAACTACTTACTTTCATgttataaatttaatttaattcacaAAAATGTCCTAAATTTTTCATTCTACTAATTAATAAGCACTTTACCTCGTGGCAAATTATGTCTAAGTTGCAATTTTTATCAATAGTTAAAGAAATAGTTACTtggttttgggttattttttttggtttgtttttagcTGGTCCCATGAACTCATGATATTGACAGCACTCACTGAAGAAACTTGTGTGCAGTTACTACATTGGTCCAAACACAACAAATGAGAAACAAGACGAATTTTAACACCAATGTACTTTGGGAAGAACAGGAGATCGACAGCACCTTTCTACCTGAATACATACAAAACAGAAGTACTTTGTGTTAAAGATGTGATGGTAATAGCTTGGTTTGTAGTGCGGTTTAAAGCCACTTCCTTTTGCTTTCCATATCCAGGCAAGGCTCATGTTTCACACAGTATGTGCACGTACCACGACAGCAGAGAGCACACCAATTCCTTAACTCAGATAGCGGAAACCAGTACACGTTCCAGAGGGCTCTCAAAcacaaaacttaaaaaaaaaaaaaggatctaAAATGTCTTGGGATACCAACTGCACAGTTACTCTCTTCCTTCAAACTCTGCTTCCAAAGTTGAGGATGGAAATAAAAGCTTCCACTTTAAACCTCTGCTCAGTTTTGAGGAAAGTGCTGACAATGATTTAAGGATGACTGAAGTGTCACAGTACAGTTATTAACATTTAATTCACTGTATGGCTTTTAATGAGAAGAACATGTTGGAAAAAGccctctaaaaaaaaaaaaaaaaagaaaatggggagTTACATATGCAATAACCTGGGTTCTCTCAGCAGGACAGAATTTTCCACTGACCACACGATAAGTATAACAGTAATGGCAGATGAGCACCAACAAAACTTTCACACTTTCTCTGTGTGGAACTGGAATCTTACCGAAACAGAATTGTTAGTGCTGCTATGACCATTAGCGGGGGACTGTCTGGATGTAGAGGGGGAATCTCTCTGAAATAAGACACAAGGTTCATTAACAACACAACACTATCACAggaacacagaaatatttcaaagaacaGTTACATCCACAGCCTTATAACCATTTGCTTAGCTGCTTCATTTGCGAAAGCTTCCACTCTACAAACTCTGTAAAGCTTTTCCACGGCTTAGGATTCAGGTTTGACATTTTGATTTATCTGAGGTAATAATTATTTCTATGTTGCCTTcagctttttaataaataactGGGACTTCAGAGATCTCACATGGCTGACAACGCAACCAGCCCTCAGTCACACACCAGTCCTGGTTAAGGCACCTGGAAGTTATACCCTGAACAGTACCTGGAATAGAATGAGGCCCATATTCTGTTTTAAAGAtgtttctgaatattttttcagctttgtGGTGGTTGTTAGTCTCTACTCAGCAAGATGCATCTCCCTGCAGTGCCTCACAGCCACTGAGGAGAAAGCTGGATTCTCTCTCCTCCCTTCTCATCCATTCTACAGCACAATGAGGGTTTTCCTCCAACATTCTTATGGGCTTGAA
Coding sequences within it:
- the CASK gene encoding peripheral plasma membrane protein CASK isoform X8, with protein sequence MALLQTHDVVAHEVYSDEALRVTPPPTSPYLNGDSPESANGDMDMENVTRVRLVQFQKNTDEPMGITLKMNELNHCIVARIMHGGMIHRQGTLHVGDEIREINGISVANQTVEQLQKMLREMRGSITFKIVPSYRTQSSSCERDSPSTSRQSPANGHSSTNNSVSDLPSTTQPKGRQIYVRAQFEYDPAKDDLIPCKEAGIRFRVGDIIQIISKDDHNWWQGKLENSKNGTAGLIPSPELQEWRVACIAMEKTKQEQQASCTWFGKKKKQYKDKYLAKHNAVFDQLDLVTYEEVVKLPAFKRKTLVLLGAHGVGRRHIKNTLITKHPDRFAYPIPHTTRPPKKDEENGKNYYFVSHDQMMQDISNNEYLEYGSHEDAMYGTKLETIRKIHEQGLIAILDVEPQALKVLRTAEFAPFVVFIAAPTITPGINEDESLQRLQKESEILQRTYAHYFDLTIINNEIDETIRHLEEAIELVCTASQWVPVSWVY